In Zingiber officinale cultivar Zhangliang chromosome 6A, Zo_v1.1, whole genome shotgun sequence, a single genomic region encodes these proteins:
- the LOC121995069 gene encoding uncharacterized WD repeat-containing protein C18H10.05-like: MKLNDENFGGWNPCSSPESVTKIPERQKPRGMRVMKKVHQVKPGKLHAMQILDNGGGSKQGGFDLIPSEKVVYCLDVVGVRAGVECKGGLGRRGRYIDCKRRIAGRAFNMLSCDQVSIRDFELDDDREDIFFDSFDSLETSLNSKPSASNLVEKPELELRENISNEFLAKEISAVHERCKRFLRETGFDTLFLSEMRCTEEPKVKINTSLHQTELEMMSDSLSIPEYSGEEDSVCMSAEDTENDVNAMLHEVGPNRTMAWLETETQIESHVDQRLLDQKRTVKGNTNLRKRWWARLSTKRSDSDLLTNDALLRNSLASKALVKKVGFHNSREITEFRMIQEIAAHKGLIRTMKFSPCGTYLATGGEDCAVRVWKVRKLSTDDLRRKGFNFSSTLSPDDLQVEEVPLHEYFGHTSDILDLSWSRSSCLLSASKDKTVRMWKVGCESCVKVFYHNDYVTCVQFNPLDDAHFISGSLDRKVRIWSVDKNIVVNWVDTRSIITAISYQADGKGFVAGTLTGNCRFYVCSGTGNNLQLDKELYVWGKNKSSGKQITGLQCTGDSKVVITSVDSKVCIFDGFKVVQKFRGSWKSKSHVAASVTADGRYIVSVGEKSNICIRDHYSDMGIPSKKAMKSVFSCEHFFPEGVTVAVPWVTVEGGEACLHKSQMASSVPFEQNPEIFVKYRNQNLFSLGSCLRTTGAASISATWPEEKLPASSTQVKLPDLSDCHHQSGQEPALPVATSSLVFVTGSCSGMIRLFRYLRSPAKVC, translated from the exons ATGAAGCTTAATGATGAGAATTTTGGTGGCTGGAATCCATGCAGCTCACCTGAGTCTGTCACCAAGATACCGGAGAGACAGAAGCCACGAGGGATGCGGGTGATGAAAAAGGTTCACCAAGTCAAGCCTGGTAAACTGCACGCGATGCAAATCCTAGATAATGGGGGAGGGAGCAAGCAAGGAGGATTTGATTTGATTCCATCCGAAAAGGTCGTTTATTGTTTAGACGTGGTAGGAGTACGTGCAG GAGTAGAATGCAAGGGCGGCCTCGGGAGAAG AGGTAGATATATTGACTGTAAAAGACGCATTGCTGGAAGAGCTTTCAATATGTTGTCTTGTGATCAAGTTTCCATTCGCGATTTTGAGCTTGATGATGATAGAGAAGACATCTTCTTCGACTCATTTGACTCTCTTGAGACTTCTCTGAATTCTAAACCATCTGCATCAAACCTGGTAGAAAAGCCAGAGTTGGAATTGAGAGAGAATATTTCCAATGAGTTCTTGGCGAAAGAAATTTCGGCTGTTCATGAAAGATGTAAAAGGTTCCTACGTGAAACAGGCTTCGATACATTATTCTTGTCGGAAATGAGATGCACAGAAGAACCCAAAGTAAAAATAAATACTTCATTGCACCAAACGGAATTGGAGATGATGTCTGATTCTTTATCGATCCCTGAATACAGTGGAGAGGAGGATTCCGTTTGTATGAGCGCTGAAGATACAGAAAATGATGTTAATGCTATGCTTCATGAAGTTGGCCCGAATAGGACCATGGCATGGCTTGAAACTGAAACCCAAATCGAGTCTCATGTTGATCAGCGATTGTTGGATCAAAAACGCACTGTGAAAGGAAACACAAACCTAAGAAAACGATGGTGGGCAAGATTGTCGACAAAGAGGAGTGATAGTGATTTGCTCACAAATGATGCCCTTTTGAGAAATTCACTAGCATCAAAAGCATTGGTGAAAAAAGTAGGTTTTCATAACAGTAGAGAAATCACAGAATTTCGCATGATACAGGAAATTGCTGCACACAAAGGTCTGATTAGGACCATGAAGTTCAGCCCATGCGGGACGTATCTGGCCACTGGTGGTGAAGATTGTGCCGTTCGGGTATGGAAGGTCAGAAAACTTAGTACAGATGATCTTAGAAGAAAAGGCTTCAACTTTTCTTCGACTCTTAGCCCAGATGATCTCCAGGTCGAGGAAGTTCCACTACATGAATATTTTGGACATACCAGCGATATCTTGGACCTCTCATGGTCTAGGTCTAGT TGTCTTCTTTCAGCATCGAAGGACAAAACTGTTCGAATGTGGAAAGTTGGCTGCGAGAGCTGTGTTAAAGTTTTCTACCACAATGATTATG TGACCTGCGTTCAGTTCAATCCTCTTGATGATGCACACTTCATAAGTGGCTCACTGGATCGAAAAGTGCGCATATGGAGTGTTGACAAGAATATTGTTGTTAATTGGGTTGACACAAGGAGCATCATAACAGCCATATCTTACCAAGCTGATGGAAAG GGTTTTGTTGCCGGGACTCTAACTGGAAACTGCCGCTTCTATGTTTGTTCAG GTACAGGCAACAACCTGCAGTTGGACAAAGAACTATATGTGTGGGGCAAAAACAAGTCATCTGGCAAACAAATTACTGGTTTGCAG TGCACTGGAGATTCTAAGGTCGTGATCACATCAGTTGACTCTAAAGTTTGCATTTTTGACGGATTTAAGGTCGTACAGAAATTTAGAG GATCCTGGAAATCTAAGAGTCACGTGGCTGCATCTGTTACAGCTGATGGTAGATACATCGTTTCGGTTGGTGAAAAATCAAACATCTGCATCAGGGATCACTACAGTGACATGGGCATTCCTTCTAAAAAGGCGATGAAGTCTGTATTTTCCTGTGAGCATTTCTTTCCTGAAGGTGTAACAGTGGCTGTTCCATGGGTTACtgtagaaggaggagaagcttgtTTACATAAAAGCCAGATGGCTTCTTCAGTTCCATTCGAGCAAAACCCCGAGATATTCGTTAAATACCGGAATCAAAATTTATTCTCTCTTGGATCCTGTTTACGGACCACTGGTGCTGCAAGCATTTCAGCAACATGGCCAGAGGAGAAACTTCCAGCGTCTTCAACGCAAGTGAAACTTCCTGACTTGTCTGATTGCCATCATCAATCAGGCCAAGAACCAGCATTACCTGTGGCCACATCAAGTCTGGTTTTTGTTACTGGAAGCTGCAGTGGAATGATCAGGTTGTTCAGGTACCTTAGATCACCTGCTAAAGTCTGCTAA